In Capillimicrobium parvum, a genomic segment contains:
- the folP gene encoding dihydropteroate synthase, giving the protein MAVRVMGIVNVTPDSFSDGGAFLEPRAAIAHGYELVAEGADILDVGGESTRPGAAPVTEQVEMRRVLPVIEGLADTGAQLSIDTFKRSVAQAAIERGATIVNDVTALRNEPDIAGLVADRGCELCLMHMLGEPGTMQDAPRYDDVVSDVKAFLEERLAFAVGAGVPEDKVLLDPGIGFGKTVDHNLELLSRLDELVAIGRPLVIGTSRKSFLGRIAGRDVNQRLGGTIATNVLALERGAAIFRVHDVAPVVDALAVATATLAGRWRPTTTT; this is encoded by the coding sequence ATGGCCGTACGCGTGATGGGCATCGTCAACGTCACCCCCGACTCGTTCTCGGACGGCGGCGCGTTCCTGGAGCCCCGGGCGGCCATCGCGCACGGCTACGAGCTCGTCGCCGAAGGGGCCGACATCCTCGACGTCGGCGGCGAGTCCACGCGCCCGGGCGCCGCGCCGGTCACCGAGCAGGTGGAGATGCGGCGCGTGCTGCCGGTCATCGAGGGCCTCGCCGACACCGGCGCGCAGCTCTCGATCGACACGTTCAAGCGGTCGGTGGCGCAGGCGGCGATCGAGCGCGGCGCCACGATCGTCAACGACGTGACCGCGCTTCGCAACGAGCCCGACATCGCCGGCCTCGTCGCCGACCGCGGCTGCGAGCTGTGCCTCATGCACATGCTCGGCGAGCCCGGCACGATGCAGGACGCGCCGCGCTACGACGACGTGGTCTCCGACGTCAAGGCGTTCCTCGAGGAACGCCTCGCGTTCGCCGTGGGCGCCGGGGTGCCCGAGGACAAGGTCCTGCTCGATCCGGGCATCGGCTTCGGCAAGACCGTCGACCACAACCTGGAGCTCCTCAGCCGCCTCGACGAGCTCGTCGCCATCGGAAGGCCGCTCGTCATCGGCACGTCCCGCAAGAGCTTCCTCGGCCGGATCGCGGGGCGCGACGTCAACCAGCGCCTCGGGGGCACCATCGCGACGAACGTGCTCGCGCTCGAGCGCGGCGCCGCGATCTTCCGCGTCCACGACGTCGCGCCGGTCGTCGATGCACTCGCCGTGGCGACTGCTACGTTGGCCGGGCGATGGCGGCCGACGACGACGACCTGA
- a CDS encoding hemolysin family protein, with protein MTWLQIVIAFALVAANGFFVASEFAITRVRPTQVDDWLAHGRPGAKSVKHAVDHIDAYLAACQLGITLASLGLGVAGERAFHQVFSDLLGEGAAVAGVALAGALAFALITVLHVVVGELAPKSAAISRTEPVVLALAPPMRGFYLVTRPIVDLFNGLGNLLLKPFGIPPANEAGHAPHTEDELRALVRQSSREGLIEPEEGVFTDNVLTFGDRRAREVMVPRPQVRSVTTDQSLEDVVARIRETGVTRLPLCRPDGGLDSAVGMIHAKDLLVAIVGAERPTLESVARPVEHVPDSLLIDELLEQLRRQREHLAIVVDEHGTAVGIVTLEDVLEEIVGEIEDEFDPEGPPPISEVDGELRLSGGAPVRDVADALGVGLDDIHEATLSGYVIEQLGRMPDVGEQVQFDSVALEVTKVSEARVEELRARRDPVSSG; from the coding sequence GTGACCTGGCTGCAGATCGTCATCGCGTTCGCCCTCGTCGCGGCGAACGGCTTCTTCGTGGCCAGCGAGTTCGCGATCACCCGCGTGCGCCCCACGCAGGTCGACGACTGGCTCGCCCACGGCCGCCCGGGCGCGAAGTCCGTCAAGCACGCCGTCGACCACATCGACGCCTATCTCGCGGCCTGCCAGCTCGGCATCACGCTCGCCTCCCTGGGCCTCGGCGTCGCCGGCGAGCGTGCCTTCCACCAGGTCTTCTCCGACCTGCTCGGCGAGGGCGCGGCGGTCGCCGGCGTCGCGCTCGCGGGCGCGCTGGCCTTCGCCCTCATCACGGTCCTGCACGTCGTGGTCGGCGAGCTCGCGCCCAAGAGCGCGGCGATCTCGCGCACCGAGCCCGTCGTGCTCGCGCTCGCGCCGCCGATGCGCGGCTTCTACCTGGTCACGCGGCCGATCGTCGACCTGTTCAACGGCCTGGGCAACCTGCTGCTCAAGCCGTTCGGCATCCCGCCCGCCAACGAGGCCGGCCACGCGCCGCACACCGAGGACGAGCTGCGCGCGCTCGTGCGCCAGTCCTCCCGCGAGGGGCTGATCGAGCCCGAGGAGGGCGTGTTCACCGACAACGTGCTCACGTTCGGCGACCGCCGGGCGCGCGAGGTGATGGTGCCGCGGCCGCAGGTCAGGTCCGTGACCACCGACCAGTCGCTCGAGGACGTCGTCGCGCGCATCCGGGAGACCGGGGTGACGCGCCTGCCGCTGTGCCGGCCCGACGGCGGCCTCGACAGCGCGGTCGGCATGATCCACGCGAAGGACCTGCTCGTGGCGATCGTCGGCGCGGAGCGCCCGACGCTCGAGAGCGTCGCCCGGCCCGTCGAGCACGTCCCCGACTCGCTGCTCATCGACGAGCTGCTCGAGCAGCTGCGCCGGCAGCGCGAGCACCTCGCGATCGTGGTCGACGAGCACGGCACCGCGGTCGGCATCGTCACGCTCGAGGACGTCCTGGAGGAGATCGTCGGCGAGATCGAGGACGAGTTCGACCCGGAGGGACCGCCGCCGATCTCCGAGGTCGACGGCGAGCTGCGCCTCAGCGGCGGAGCCCCGGTCCGCGACGTCGCCGACGCCCTCGGGGTCGGCCTCGACGACATCCACGAGGCGACGCTGTCGGGCTACGTCATCGAGCAGCTCGGCCGCATGCCGGACGTCGGCGAGCAGGTGCAGTTCGACAGCGTCGCGCTCGAGGTGACGAAGGTCAGCGAGGCGCGCGTGGAGGAACTGCGGGCGCGACGGGATCCGGTCAGCTCGGGCTGA
- the folB gene encoding dihydroneopterin aldolase, with protein sequence MAADDDDLTDDDGYEDDDDSAAETVVTVEITGLSIFAAVGVSDEERKLGTRILLDLRMDVGECDATVTDMVEDTVDYGKVCETAHFVAQQQSYRTLERLCSVIADRILDDFPVEYVWVKAAKPEPPIPLPVEEVSVEVSREPAE encoded by the coding sequence ATGGCGGCCGACGACGACGACCTGACCGACGACGACGGCTACGAGGACGACGACGACTCGGCGGCGGAGACCGTCGTCACCGTCGAGATCACCGGCCTGTCGATCTTCGCGGCCGTCGGCGTCAGCGACGAGGAGCGCAAGCTGGGCACGCGCATCCTGCTCGACCTGCGCATGGACGTCGGGGAGTGCGACGCGACCGTCACCGACATGGTCGAGGACACGGTGGACTACGGGAAGGTCTGCGAGACCGCCCACTTCGTCGCGCAGCAGCAGTCGTACCGCACGCTGGAGCGCCTGTGCAGCGTCATCGCCGACCGCATCCTCGACGACTTCCCCGTCGAGTACGTGTGGGTGAAGGCCGCCAAGCCCGAGCCGCCGATCCCGCTGCCGGTCGAGGAGGTCTCCGTCGAGGTCTCCCGCGAGCCCGCGGAGTGA
- the tal gene encoding transaldolase, with protein MPDTPLDRLSAEGQSVWLDSISRQALRSGELAGMVRDDDVVGVTSNPTIFQKAMAEGDAYDDQLREVLENERDPKEIFYALAHADITEGCDLLRPVWDEGDGLDGYISWEVDPRFANDTQATIDEAKRLHEWVDRPNLLVKIPATKEGLPAIEESIAKGRAINVTLIFGLERYREVAEAYLRGLERLVEGGGDPSKIASVASFFVSRVDTEADKRLEKLGNKELQGKLAIANAKLAYEAYKEIFAGDRWEALKAKGASPQRCLWASTSTKNPAYRDVIYVEELIGPETVNTMPIQTVKDFQDHGRVERTIDKDVDAAHQVFKDLEAAGVDYEDVTNTLELEGVEKFKDSMHELLAGIEAKRDSMVAA; from the coding sequence ATGCCCGATACGCCGCTTGACCGCTTGTCCGCGGAGGGCCAGTCCGTCTGGCTCGACTCCATCTCCCGCCAAGCGCTGCGCTCCGGGGAGCTCGCCGGCATGGTGCGTGACGACGACGTCGTCGGCGTGACGTCCAACCCGACCATCTTCCAGAAGGCGATGGCCGAGGGCGACGCCTACGACGACCAGCTGCGCGAGGTCCTCGAGAACGAGCGCGATCCGAAGGAGATCTTCTACGCGCTCGCGCACGCGGACATCACCGAGGGCTGCGACCTCCTGCGCCCCGTCTGGGACGAGGGCGATGGCCTCGACGGCTACATCTCGTGGGAGGTCGATCCCCGCTTCGCCAACGATACCCAGGCGACCATCGACGAGGCCAAGCGCCTGCACGAGTGGGTCGACCGCCCGAACCTGCTCGTGAAGATCCCGGCGACGAAGGAGGGCCTGCCCGCGATCGAGGAGTCGATCGCCAAGGGCCGCGCCATCAACGTCACGCTCATCTTCGGGCTCGAGCGCTACCGCGAGGTCGCCGAGGCCTACCTGCGCGGGCTCGAGCGGCTCGTCGAGGGCGGCGGCGACCCGTCCAAGATCGCCTCGGTGGCGAGCTTCTTCGTGTCGCGCGTCGACACCGAGGCCGACAAGCGCCTCGAGAAGCTCGGCAACAAGGAGCTCCAGGGCAAGCTGGCGATCGCCAACGCGAAGCTGGCCTACGAGGCCTACAAGGAGATCTTCGCCGGCGACCGCTGGGAGGCGCTGAAGGCCAAGGGCGCCAGCCCGCAGCGCTGCCTCTGGGCGTCGACGTCGACGAAGAACCCGGCCTACCGCGACGTCATCTACGTCGAGGAGCTCATCGGCCCCGAGACGGTCAACACGATGCCGATCCAGACGGTCAAGGACTTCCAGGACCACGGGCGGGTGGAGCGCACGATCGACAAGGACGTGGACGCCGCCCACCAGGTGTTCAAGGACCTCGAGGCGGCGGGCGTCGACTACGAGGACGTGACGAACACCCTCGAGCTCGAGGGCGTGGAGAAGTTCAAGGACTCGATGCACGAGCTGCTGGCCGGCATCGAGGCCAAGCGCGATTCGATGGTGGCGGCCTGA
- the greA gene encoding transcription elongation factor GreA, whose protein sequence is MPKDVILTPDGLQKLKDELEELSTTKRREVASRIKEAREFGDISENSEYDDAKNEQAMLEQRIAQLEERLRSATVIDAKELDTDVVRVGSAVNVKDEDTGTSSKFMIVGSAEAQPPERLSNESPVGKALVGRTKGDVVEVVLPNGKKRRLKITKIDVGL, encoded by the coding sequence ATGCCGAAGGACGTCATCCTCACCCCCGACGGACTGCAGAAGCTCAAGGACGAGCTCGAGGAGCTGTCGACGACCAAGCGTCGTGAGGTCGCCTCGCGAATCAAGGAAGCACGCGAGTTCGGTGACATCTCGGAGAACTCGGAGTACGACGATGCGAAGAACGAGCAGGCGATGCTCGAGCAGCGCATCGCCCAGCTCGAGGAGCGGCTGCGTTCCGCGACCGTGATCGACGCCAAGGAGCTCGACACCGACGTGGTCCGTGTCGGCTCGGCGGTCAACGTCAAGGACGAGGACACCGGAACGAGCTCCAAGTTCATGATCGTCGGGTCCGCCGAGGCCCAGCCGCCCGAGCGCCTGAGCAACGAGTCGCCGGTCGGCAAGGCGCTCGTCGGCCGCACCAAGGGCGACGTCGTCGAGGTGGTGCTGCCCAACGGGAAGAAGCGCCGGCTGAAGATCACGAAGATCGACGTCGGGCTCTAG
- the lysS gene encoding lysine--tRNA ligase — protein sequence MAQEPPDLFAVRRAKLDRLRADGIDPFPHAYPGVMPVSVIAERHADLPAGEETEARYRVAGRLAARRGQGRMAFLDLVDRSGRLQLQARLDVLGEERMERLLALDLGDLIGVDGTALRSRRGEMTLRVDDFAVLAKSLRPPPDKHHGLADVETRLRQRELDLIANEEARALFMLRAKVIAAVRRALDADGFVEVETPVLQPLYGGALARPFVTHFNALDRPFYLRIATELYLKRLIVGGLERVYELGKDFRNEGLSPKHNPEFTMVEWYEAYADYGDAARRLETLVDDVAREVGYAGEIDFTPPWRRVTLRDAILEKAGVDVLAHRERHELAVAIGDRLPTAERTWPQLVDDLLSKFVEPELIQPTIVMDYPVELSPFAKAHRTEPGLVERFEAFVSGMEIANAFSELNDPDDQRARFEAQVRYAAQGDEEAQPFDELFLTALEHGMPPTGGLGMGIDRLVMVLGERRSIRDVVLFPAMRDQS from the coding sequence ATGGCCCAGGAGCCGCCGGACCTCTTCGCCGTCCGCCGCGCGAAGCTCGACCGGCTGCGCGCGGACGGCATCGACCCGTTCCCGCACGCCTACCCGGGCGTCATGCCGGTGAGCGTGATCGCCGAGCGCCACGCCGACCTGCCCGCCGGAGAGGAGACCGAGGCCCGCTACCGGGTGGCGGGCCGGCTCGCGGCGCGGCGCGGCCAGGGCCGGATGGCGTTCCTCGACCTCGTCGACCGCTCGGGCCGGCTGCAGCTGCAGGCGCGGCTCGACGTGCTCGGCGAGGAGCGCATGGAGCGCCTGCTGGCCCTCGACCTCGGCGACCTCATCGGCGTCGACGGCACCGCGCTGCGCTCGCGGCGCGGCGAGATGACGCTGCGCGTCGACGACTTCGCCGTGCTGGCGAAGTCGCTGCGCCCTCCGCCCGACAAGCACCACGGCCTCGCGGACGTCGAGACGCGCCTGCGCCAGCGCGAGCTCGACCTCATCGCCAACGAGGAGGCGCGGGCCCTGTTCATGCTGCGCGCCAAGGTCATCGCGGCGGTCCGGCGGGCGCTCGACGCCGACGGCTTCGTCGAGGTCGAGACACCGGTCCTGCAGCCGCTCTACGGCGGCGCGCTGGCCCGGCCGTTCGTCACGCACTTCAACGCGCTCGACCGGCCGTTCTACCTGCGCATCGCCACCGAGCTCTACCTCAAGCGGCTCATCGTCGGCGGCCTCGAGCGCGTCTACGAGCTCGGCAAGGACTTCCGCAACGAGGGGCTGTCGCCGAAGCACAACCCCGAGTTCACGATGGTCGAGTGGTACGAGGCGTACGCGGACTACGGCGACGCGGCCCGCCGGCTCGAGACGCTCGTCGACGACGTCGCGCGCGAGGTCGGCTACGCGGGCGAGATCGACTTCACGCCGCCGTGGCGGCGCGTGACGCTGCGCGACGCCATCCTCGAGAAGGCCGGCGTGGACGTCCTCGCCCACCGCGAGCGCCACGAGCTCGCGGTCGCGATCGGCGACCGCCTGCCGACCGCCGAGCGCACGTGGCCGCAGCTCGTCGACGACCTGCTGTCGAAGTTCGTCGAGCCCGAGCTGATCCAGCCGACGATCGTCATGGACTATCCCGTGGAGCTGTCGCCGTTCGCCAAGGCGCACCGGACCGAGCCCGGCCTGGTCGAGCGCTTCGAGGCGTTCGTCAGCGGCATGGAGATCGCCAACGCGTTCAGCGAGCTCAACGACCCCGACGACCAGCGGGCGCGCTTCGAGGCGCAGGTCCGCTACGCGGCGCAGGGCGACGAGGAGGCGCAGCCGTTCGACGAGCTGTTCCTCACCGCGCTCGAGCACGGGATGCCGCCGACCGGCGGCCTGGGCATGGGCATCGACCGGCTCGTGATGGTGCTCGGCGAGCGCCGCTCGATCCGCGACGTCGTGCTCTTCCCCGCGATGCGCGACCAGTCGTAG
- a CDS encoding tRNA dihydrouridine synthase, with the protein MLTEPWTLGGLTVPNRVVLAPLAGIGTWFVRLQAKRYGAGMATSEMVSSFAIHHRNEKTLGEMLRVDPRERGTGPVSLQLFGQDPEIMRSAAAYVREHTDVDVIDINMGCPVPKVCKTGAGAALLADPGTAVAVARAAREGSGLPVTVKLRSGQRAGERSGAQLARRLVEDAGVAGIGFHPRSAQVHHKGTPDYALAAQLVEELPAPVILSGGLSDAASAQAAYERTGAAAIMLARGSLGNPWLFAQLLGDREDEPSESEVLAELDWLMDRAVEHLGEVRAGRWLRKAYPWYVERLGGGKALQGAMQQTDTVAAARAVLAGRFTLSAAA; encoded by the coding sequence GTGCTCACCGAGCCCTGGACCCTCGGCGGCCTGACCGTCCCCAACCGCGTGGTGCTGGCGCCGCTGGCCGGCATCGGCACGTGGTTCGTGCGCCTGCAGGCCAAGCGCTACGGCGCCGGCATGGCGACCTCGGAGATGGTCTCGAGCTTCGCGATCCACCACCGCAACGAGAAGACGCTCGGGGAGATGCTGCGCGTGGATCCGCGGGAGCGCGGGACCGGGCCGGTCTCCCTGCAGCTGTTCGGCCAGGACCCCGAGATCATGCGCTCGGCGGCGGCCTACGTGCGCGAGCACACCGACGTCGACGTCATCGACATCAACATGGGCTGCCCGGTCCCGAAGGTCTGCAAGACCGGCGCCGGCGCCGCGCTGCTCGCCGATCCCGGCACCGCGGTGGCCGTCGCCAGGGCCGCCCGCGAGGGCTCGGGCCTGCCGGTCACGGTGAAGCTGCGCTCCGGCCAGCGCGCCGGGGAGCGCAGCGGCGCGCAGCTCGCCCGCCGGCTCGTGGAGGACGCGGGCGTCGCGGGCATCGGCTTCCACCCGCGCTCGGCCCAGGTCCACCACAAGGGCACGCCGGACTACGCCCTCGCGGCGCAGCTCGTCGAGGAGCTGCCCGCGCCGGTGATCCTCTCCGGCGGGCTGAGCGACGCGGCGTCCGCGCAAGCCGCCTACGAGCGGACCGGGGCGGCGGCGATCATGCTCGCGCGCGGGTCGCTCGGCAACCCCTGGCTGTTCGCCCAGCTGCTCGGCGACCGGGAGGACGAGCCGTCGGAGTCCGAGGTCCTCGCCGAGCTCGACTGGCTCATGGACCGTGCCGTCGAGCACCTCGGCGAGGTGCGCGCCGGGCGCTGGCTGCGCAAGGCGTACCCGTGGTACGTCGAGCGCCTCGGCGGCGGCAAGGCGCTTCAGGGCGCGATGCAGCAGACCGACACGGTCGCCGCCGCGCGCGCGGTGCTCGCCGGGCGCTTCACGCTGAGCGCGGCCGCTTAG
- a CDS encoding acyl-CoA thioesterase, which translates to MTRFDRDTEPEPLSEGRYRIGFDPGWFVIRGPNGGYVAAVLARALRAEVGPERPLRSLTVHYLAAPAAGRAEATVRVERSGRTMTFASVRCEQGGRTVALALAALGGAFPPAVDYHDVEMPGAPPPEELGAPQPWTGPGGGPEFAERFDYLPVGSPPFRSAPRAQTLGWIRLREPRPIDEAALVALADAWWPAPYMVVERFFAAPTIDLTVHLRAPLPREHDYVLIEVRSDSARDGYFEEDVRLFHRDGTLLAHGRQLALAL; encoded by the coding sequence GTGACGCGCTTCGACCGCGACACCGAGCCCGAGCCGCTGAGCGAGGGCCGCTACCGCATCGGCTTCGACCCGGGGTGGTTCGTCATCCGCGGGCCCAACGGCGGCTACGTCGCGGCCGTGCTCGCCCGGGCGCTGCGGGCGGAGGTCGGCCCCGAGCGCCCGCTGCGCTCGCTCACCGTCCACTACCTCGCCGCGCCGGCGGCAGGCAGGGCCGAGGCCACCGTCCGCGTGGAGCGCTCCGGGCGCACGATGACGTTTGCGTCCGTGCGCTGCGAGCAGGGCGGCCGGACGGTCGCGCTCGCGCTCGCCGCGCTCGGCGGGGCCTTCCCGCCGGCGGTCGACTACCACGACGTCGAGATGCCCGGCGCCCCGCCGCCCGAGGAGCTCGGCGCGCCGCAGCCCTGGACCGGCCCGGGCGGCGGCCCGGAGTTCGCCGAGCGCTTCGACTACCTCCCCGTCGGCTCGCCGCCGTTTCGGTCCGCGCCGCGCGCGCAGACGCTGGGCTGGATCCGCCTCAGGGAGCCGCGCCCGATCGACGAGGCCGCGCTCGTGGCCCTCGCCGACGCGTGGTGGCCGGCGCCGTACATGGTCGTCGAGCGCTTCTTCGCCGCGCCGACGATCGACCTCACCGTGCACCTGCGCGCGCCTCTGCCGCGCGAGCACGACTACGTCCTCATCGAGGTGCGCTCGGACTCCGCGCGCGACGGCTACTTCGAGGAGGACGTGCGCCTGTTCCACCGCGACGGGACGCTGCTCGCCCACGGCCGCCAGCTCGCCCTGGCCCTCTGA
- a CDS encoding type III pantothenate kinase, translating into MLLVVDVGNTQTHFGTFDGDRLVEHWRFATVRTSTADELGAALRNLLELRGLGLADLDGSIVSSTVPQLRPEWGAVGQRYLRHETVIVGPGIKTGMALRYDNPREIGPDRLVNAVASFDRVGGACICVDFGTAITFDPVSATGEYLGGIIFPGVEISMEALTERAAALPKIELTAPRALIGKTTIDAIRSGVIYGFAGMVDAIVGRLRAELGEETAAIATGGLAGAIVPFTESIDEVDDLLTLTGLRLLWERNRS; encoded by the coding sequence ATGCTCCTGGTCGTCGACGTCGGCAACACCCAGACCCATTTCGGCACCTTCGACGGCGACCGGCTCGTCGAGCACTGGCGCTTCGCGACGGTGCGGACGTCCACGGCGGACGAGCTCGGCGCGGCGCTGCGCAACCTGCTCGAGCTGCGCGGGCTCGGCCTGGCCGACCTCGACGGATCGATCGTCTCCTCGACGGTTCCGCAGCTGCGGCCCGAGTGGGGGGCGGTCGGCCAGCGCTACCTGCGCCACGAGACCGTCATCGTCGGGCCCGGCATCAAGACCGGGATGGCGCTGCGCTACGACAACCCGCGCGAGATCGGGCCGGACCGGCTCGTCAACGCGGTGGCGTCCTTCGACCGGGTCGGCGGCGCCTGCATCTGCGTCGACTTCGGCACGGCGATCACGTTCGACCCGGTCAGCGCGACGGGCGAGTACCTCGGCGGGATCATCTTCCCCGGTGTCGAGATCTCGATGGAGGCGCTCACCGAGCGCGCCGCCGCGCTGCCGAAGATCGAGCTCACCGCCCCGCGCGCGCTGATCGGCAAGACGACGATCGACGCGATCCGCTCCGGGGTCATCTACGGCTTCGCGGGGATGGTCGACGCGATCGTCGGCCGGCTGCGCGCGGAGCTCGGCGAGGAGACCGCCGCGATCGCCACGGGCGGGCTCGCGGGGGCGATCGTGCCGTTCACGGAGTCGATCGACGAGGTCGACGACCTGCTGACGCTGACGGGGCTGCGGCTCTTGTGGGAGCGCAACCGGTCCTGA
- a CDS encoding M24 family metallopeptidase, with translation MPDVLIHAGTLDCAEMRHEIPAAILDPFLYGEHDGAAFALLSVLDEGSVREVRPEVEIVDPLELGLMDLLEQGMDRDAALTEIALRACERAGLRSAVVPRRFPLGIADRLRAGGIELAVDGAQFDGRRRVKAGAELEGVRRAARAAGAGMAAAAALLASAEPGGDGTLQAGGEPLTAERVQAEVRAAFELAGAVGDEVLVAPGPQGATGHDLGSGPIAAGVPVVVDLWPQDRASRCWADMTRTFVAGEPADDVVRWHNLCRDALARVLDALAPGVTGRELWEVCCDVFEAAGEPTQRDPQGRTPLRDGFFHSLGHGVGLEVHEAPGLGRSGEALVAGDVVAIEPGLYRHGYGGVRIEDLFLVTEDGYEALTSFSLEMRP, from the coding sequence TTGCCCGACGTCCTCATCCACGCCGGCACGCTGGACTGCGCCGAGATGCGCCACGAGATACCCGCGGCCATCCTCGATCCGTTCCTCTACGGCGAGCATGACGGCGCCGCGTTCGCGCTGCTGTCGGTCCTCGACGAGGGGTCCGTGCGCGAGGTGCGCCCGGAGGTCGAGATCGTCGATCCGCTCGAGCTCGGGCTCATGGATCTGCTCGAGCAGGGCATGGACCGCGACGCCGCGCTGACCGAGATCGCGCTGCGGGCGTGCGAGCGCGCGGGGCTGCGCTCGGCAGTCGTGCCGCGCCGGTTCCCGCTGGGCATCGCCGACCGGCTGCGCGCCGGCGGGATCGAGCTGGCGGTCGACGGCGCGCAGTTCGACGGGCGCCGCCGCGTGAAGGCGGGCGCCGAGCTCGAGGGGGTCCGCCGCGCCGCGCGGGCGGCCGGCGCGGGCATGGCGGCGGCCGCGGCGCTGTTGGCGAGCGCGGAGCCGGGCGGCGACGGGACGCTGCAGGCGGGGGGAGAGCCGCTGACCGCCGAGCGCGTCCAGGCCGAGGTGCGCGCCGCCTTCGAGCTCGCGGGCGCGGTCGGCGACGAGGTGCTCGTGGCGCCGGGGCCGCAGGGCGCGACCGGCCATGACCTCGGCTCCGGCCCCATCGCCGCCGGCGTGCCGGTGGTCGTCGACCTCTGGCCGCAGGACCGCGCGTCGCGCTGCTGGGCGGACATGACCCGCACGTTCGTCGCCGGCGAGCCCGCCGACGACGTCGTGCGCTGGCACAACCTCTGCCGCGACGCGCTGGCCCGGGTGCTCGACGCGCTCGCGCCGGGCGTGACCGGGCGCGAGCTGTGGGAGGTCTGCTGCGACGTCTTCGAGGCGGCGGGCGAGCCGACGCAGCGCGACCCGCAGGGCCGGACGCCGCTGCGCGACGGGTTCTTCCACTCGCTCGGCCACGGCGTCGGGCTCGAGGTCCACGAGGCGCCCGGGCTGGGCCGCAGCGGCGAGGCGCTCGTCGCCGGCGACGTCGTCGCGATCGAGCCGGGCCTGTACCGCCACGGCTACGGCGGCGTGCGCATCGAGGACCTGTTCCTCGTCACCGAGGACGGCTACGAGGCGCTGACCTCGTTCTCGCTCGAGATGCGACCCTAA
- the folK gene encoding 2-amino-4-hydroxy-6-hydroxymethyldihydropteridine diphosphokinase: MAIGYLGLGSNVGDRRANLQAATDALGAHGVRVLASSATYDTDPVGEILDQPSFLNACLRIATDLDPEALLDACKAVERELGRPAEYARHSPRPIDVDLLLLGDRELRSPRLTLPHEQVLARRFVLVPLLELDFGLRTPAGASLAEALAVLPVDEGVRRAGDPLRVSPS, encoded by the coding sequence ATGGCGATCGGCTACCTCGGCCTCGGCTCGAACGTCGGCGACCGCCGGGCGAACCTGCAGGCGGCGACCGACGCGCTGGGCGCCCACGGCGTTCGCGTCCTCGCCTCCTCGGCCACCTACGACACCGATCCCGTCGGCGAGATCCTCGACCAGCCGAGCTTCCTCAACGCCTGTCTGCGCATCGCCACCGACCTCGATCCCGAGGCGCTGCTCGACGCCTGCAAAGCGGTCGAGCGCGAGCTCGGGCGCCCGGCCGAGTACGCCCGCCACAGCCCGCGGCCGATCGACGTCGACCTGCTGCTGCTCGGCGACCGCGAGCTCCGCTCACCGCGGCTGACGCTGCCCCATGAGCAGGTCCTCGCACGGCGCTTCGTCCTCGTCCCGCTGCTCGAGCTCGACTTCGGGCTGCGCACCCCGGCCGGCGCGTCGCTCGCCGAGGCGCTGGCCGTGCTGCCGGTCGACGAGGGCGTGCGGCGCGCGGGCGATCCGCTGCGCGTCAGCCCGAGCTGA